The window ACCACGTCTTCCTGGGTCAGGAACATGCCCTTGGGGGGGCGGCAGCGTGAGCGCTGGTGGTGTCGGTGCTGCAGGGTGTGGTGCTCCCGTCGACCCAGAGCCACCTTAGAGCCCGGCGCCGGCGGCTCCACCGGGTTCTGAAGGCGAGAGGCTTCTTTAAGAGACTTGACGTATAGATTTAAGTATTTAACTGGAAGAAAATATCCGTTCATCTGTAGTAAACAGAGTTTGTGTTTTACCGCTCACCTCTTTCTTCGCCTCCTTGCTGGGGTCGTAGTCACTGTCGTGGGCCTCGATGGGATtcgcctcctccatctcctcatcgCTGCGGCAACGACGACGCCCACATTCAGTCAtcgcacaacaacaacaacaacaacaacaacctgacgTCAAAGCTACAAAGACAATCAGCAACACAAGGTTTGACAGAACTCTGACGTTAATGCAAAAAATCACGTGAAGATTTGAGTTAGTCAGAATCTGATGACGTCACCTCAGACTCCAGGAAACTGTCTCTGctttctttattctttcaatCATTTCCtacatattcaaatattcaCCAATTTGTTGTTTATCTACCGACAATAaaccgaagaagaagaagactgtaATGTTGTGGAAGTTTCTGTTGTGAAGACTTCACAGCTGACAGAGGAACTGTTTGCGTCAGGTGTCAGAGTTGCTACCTGTCGTCCTGGTTACTCCGGTTGGCCAGTTTCCGAGCCTGTCGGTCCATGAGACTCGTCCTGGAGCGAGTTTTCTTCCACGAGTAGTAATACTTCACCAGACTGGAGATGGATTTGTCAGGTAACtggatgaaacacaaacagaaaaaaattccaggcacagatttttttgcatGACGCCCTGACCGGACTGAAAACAAGGTCTACTGAGAGATTCATCTTTCAGCTCAAAACTGaagtgacagaagaaaaaaagtgacagaagaactagaaaaactaaaaatagtggttgttgtttgtgtggatgtcgtggttgttgttgttttggtggcCGTAGTTGtggttgttgatgttgttgtggtggtttgTGTGGATGTTGTTAAGaatgttgttgtagttgttgttgtagttgttttgttggatgttgttgttgttgtggtggtttgtgtggatgttgtttttgttgttaagaatgttgtagtagttgttgttctAGTTGTTttggtggatgttgttgttgttgtggtggtttgtgtggatgttgtttttgttgttaagaatgttgtagtagttgttgttatAGTTGTTTaggtggatgttgttgttgtgatggttgttgttgttgttggggtggtttgtgtggatgttgtttttgtgtttatgaatgtagttgttgttgtagttgttttggtggatgttgttgttgtgatggttgttgttgttgtgttggtggtttgtgtgaatgttgttgtgttggtggttgttgtggttgttggtggtggtttgtgttgttgttgtggaggtGGTTATTGTGTTTGGGatggttgttgtggttgtggttgttgtgtttgttgcagTGTTTGTTGTAGTGGTTGTTGGTATGGTGATTGTTTGCGTGGTTGTTGTCGTCAGGTGTTTACCATCTGCTGGATGCGGTGGAAGCTCTTGCCGTGGAAGCTAAACGCCTGTTCGAACAGCACCTTGTCCTCCACCGTCCACTCGTCCGGAAACGGGGTGAAGTTCGGAAGATCGGCCAGAGACTTCtcgatgttgtgtttgtgccagaAGAGCATCCCGAgagcctggacacacacacacacacacacacacacacacacacacacacacacacacacacacacacacacacacacagtgttaacCACGTGACAGATTTGATCAAGACAATGAAGGAGATGTGATCTGGCACATCGCAGCACGTGATCTGGCCGCCTGGGAATCGAACCAGGGACCCTTTtgctctaagtgtgtgtgtgcgtgtgtctgcttgtgtgtgtgtgctcacccACCTGCTCCACGTTGTATCCGTGCTTCTCTTTGGCTAAAGCGATGTATTCGTCCACTGTGGAGGGAAACGCAGCGTCAGTTCAGTCGGTTTCAGGCTCCGGACAGAGAATCAAACGTGTTCACTTACGTTTGGCGTCGACGATGTTGTGGTACGGAGACCAGACGAGCATCCCGCCGCTGTCCTTCTCCGTGTACCTGCTGGACCCTGTAGCAGAGTCAAgagcatttatgtttatattgcatataaaatgtttattagcTTATTTCAAGTTCAATATCATTTGAGTCATATCAGGActgaattacatttctttcagggtttgatgacgacatttCAGGAATTgctgacaatatttttttatgcataTGTCGACGATGTATCGTTATCGGAACATTTGttgattccatttttttttaaatgtgtctttaatcttttcctattttttaaaattatttatccGTGAATATTATCTTGAATTTCACAAAAAGGGACCATAATTTCCCCTGCCCGCGAACTTCTGAGTCAAACCGTTGATCTTGTCAGATGAATCagttatgaaatataataattagtTTGCGGCATATTGTCTATGTAGAATTCAAAAAACAATTAGaaagtaattattattagtatttacTCATAAAGTTGTTATTATTCAAccatgattattaatattagtagtAATATTGATGTCACTGTAGCACAGAGAGTTTTAATACGTGATCTCTGTGGCGGGACCGtttgaaaacaaaccaacattaATCTTCCGTTCAGTGAAAAGATTAAAGTCACAAGTTGCCAGTGAAGTGGCTGCGTTGCCTCGGACCTGCTGACGTCACATTAGAGAAGTTCTGGTCGTGTGCTGAGGATCAGGTTCGAGCCCCGCGACACCGCGACGGACCGAGGCTACCCCCGTGCGTCCGCCACTCAGGCTCACAACCAGCGACACTCACCGGGCTCGAACTCGGGGATGTTGGCCTGGTAGTCCGCCCCGACCCGCATCCCGACATCTggaacacacacatgttttgATTGGATTTTTCTTCACATGTTCACGTTTGTACAAACGGCAGCCGCCGCCGCGACGGGAGCCCGTTCGAGGCTGTTCCAGGCTGTTCGAGGCTGTTCGAGGCTACCCTCCCTCCGCGCTCACCGTGCTCGTCGTCGCTGCCGCTCTCGTCGGAGAAATGTCCGTTGGAGGCGTTGGACGGACTCTTGGTTCCGTTCGAGCGACCCTTCCCCAGATACTCCGACCCCTTGTCCATCATGCCCGGCATGTTCCGCGCGCACATCCACGGATCTGTCCCCGGAGCCGCCGCGTCGCgagagaaaatgtcagcaacCGGAGcgggttttttcttctcttcgcTGCTGTTCGCTCACCCGCCGCTAGGGCGGTCCGTGGCGCTGTGACGCTGCTGCTCGTCTCGCGGGCTCCGGACACGTTTCGCCACCGACGCGTTGAGTCCACAAGGCGCCACAGACATCAACTGTGTTTCACAAAGTTTAAATATGTAACAAAGTTTCCTCAGAGGGAGTTTTTTCCTGCTTCTAACCGGATCTAACCTCCGCGGCGGAAGTGTTCTTTTGACGCACCGTCGAGCGGCagtgcggcggcggcgaccgctgccgctgccgctgctgctgctgccgcagcgGCAGATCCTTCCGCCGACGACAAACTGACACAGTTCAAAACTCAAATAATATAAAcggaaaatgaaaactaaaagatttaactgtaaaagtgacattgaaattaaaaaatatatttgaaaatgagtCTCAAAAACCCATCAATATCAATTGTACAGATAAATCAAACTGTAAACTGCATAACttcacatgcaaacatgtttaatttatcTACGTGTTAAATTATGATCGCATCATGACGTCGTATATAAGCTATGAAGCtaattaaatgttaattgtttcagtttttcaccACGTTTATGAGTTCGTCCTCCTGCACTGAGTGttgatgaccagca is drawn from Scophthalmus maximus strain ysfricsl-2021 chromosome 8, ASM2237912v1, whole genome shotgun sequence and contains these coding sequences:
- the rcor3 gene encoding REST corepressor 3 isoform X1 gives rise to the protein MCARNMPGMMDKGSEYLGKGRSNGTKSPSNASNGHFSDESGSDDEHDVGMRVGADYQANIPEFEPGSSRYTEKDSGGMLVWSPYHNIVDAKLDEYIALAKEKHGYNVEQALGMLFWHKHNIEKSLADLPNFTPFPDEWTVEDKVLFEQAFSFHGKSFHRIQQMLPDKSISSLVKYYYSWKKTRSRTSLMDRQARKLANRSNQDDSCAMTECGRRRCRSDEEMEEANPIEAHDSDYDPSKEAKKENPVEPPAPGSKVALGRREHHTLQHRHHQRSRCRPPKGMFLTQEDVVAVSCSASAANTLLRQLDMELVSLKRQVQNAKQMNSGLKHMLDSGIEEFTLPECNQKVNARWTTDEQLLAVQGVRKYGKDFQAIADVIGNKTVGQVKNFFVNYRRRFNLEEVLQEWEAEQGTRAPNGDSATSGEEGKNSSTTPSGKSTDEEDEEGQVTSSGASPAASSSSSSAVQTPVTSSTSSSSLHQPPPLLRPSLPATPSLHRQPPPLQQQARFLQPRPTLQQPPPLIRPSNPLPPRLNPRPPAPMTLGGNPGGSGPSSAQQPSGLAIHQSETASSSSLH
- the rcor3 gene encoding REST corepressor 3 isoform X2; the protein is MCARNMPGMMDKGSEYLGKGRSNGTKSPSNASNGHFSDESGSDDEHDVGMRVGADYQANIPEFEPGSSRYTEKDSGGMLVWSPYHNIVDAKLDEYIALAKEKHGYNVEQALGMLFWHKHNIEKSLADLPNFTPFPDEWTVEDKVLFEQAFSFHGKSFHRIQQMLPDKSISSLVKYYYSWKKTRSRTSLMDRQARKLANRSNQDDSAMTECGRRRCRSDEEMEEANPIEAHDSDYDPSKEAKKENPVEPPAPGSKVALGRREHHTLQHRHHQRSRCRPPKGMFLTQEDVVAVSCSASAANTLLRQLDMELVSLKRQVQNAKQMNSGLKHMLDSGIEEFTLPECNQKVNARWTTDEQLLAVQGVRKYGKDFQAIADVIGNKTVGQVKNFFVNYRRRFNLEEVLQEWEAEQGTRAPNGDSATSGEEGKNSSTTPSGKSTDEEDEEGQVTSSGASPAASSSSSSAVQTPVTSSTSSSSLHQPPPLLRPSLPATPSLHRQPPPLQQQARFLQPRPTLQQPPPLIRPSNPLPPRLNPRPPAPMTLGGNPGGSGPSSAQQPSGLAIHQSETASSSSLH
- the rcor3 gene encoding REST corepressor 3 isoform X5 encodes the protein MCARNMPGMMDKGSEYLGKGRSNGTKSPSNASNGHFSDESGSDDEHDVGMRVGADYQANIPEFEPGSSRYTEKDSGGMLVWSPYHNIVDAKLDEYIALAKEKHGYNVEQALGMLFWHKHNIEKSLADLPNFTPFPDEWTVEDKVLFEQAFSFHGKSFHRIQQMLPDKSISSLVKYYYSWKKTRSRTSLMDRQARKLANRSNQDDSCAMTECGRRRCRSDEEMEEANPIEAHDSDYDPSKEAKKENPVEPPAPGSKVALGRREHHTLQHRHHQRSRCRPPKGMFLTQEDVVAVSCSASAANTLLRQLDMELVSLKRQVQNAKQMNSGLKHMLDSGIEEFTLPECNQKVNARWTTDEQLLAVQGVRKYGKDFQAIADVIGNKTVGQVKNFFVNYRRRFNLEEVLQEWEAEQGTRAPNGDSATSGEEGKNSSTTPSGKSTDEEDEE